Proteins found in one Terribacillus sp. DMT04 genomic segment:
- the secA gene encoding preprotein translocase subunit SecA, with translation MRGLLKRVFGDGTQKQVSRAQKTAEQIESLADEYRAYTDEQLKEKTTEFKNRYQKGETLDDLLPEAFATVREAAERVLGMRPFHVQLLGGIAIHNGNIAEMKTGEGKTLASSLPAYLNALSSDGVHIVTVNDYLAGRDAENNRPLFEFLGLTVGLNSVGMTREQKQEAYAADITYSTNNELGFDYLRDNMVLYKDQMVQRPLNFAIVDEVDSILIDEARTPLIISGSAAKSASLYAQANSFVRVLKNEEDYTNDIKTKSVLLTEEGINKAEKFFGIENLFDLKNVAITHHINQALKAHVTMHRDTDYVVEEGEVVIVDSFTGRLMKGRRYSDGLHQSIEAKEGLQIQNESMTLASITFQNYFRMYNKLAGMTGTAKTEEEEFRNIYNMDVLVIPTNKEITRQDKSDYIFKSMEGKFRAVVEEIKARHETGQPVLVGTVAVETSELISKMLTRARVPHNVLNAKNHHREAEIIEDAGQKGAVTIATNMAGRGTDIKLGDGVLELGGLAVIGTERHESRRIDNQLRGRAGRQGDPGVTQFYLSMEDELMRRFGSDNMRNMMDRLGMDDDTPIESKMVSRAVESAQKRVEGNNFDSRKTVLSYDDVLREQREIIYKQRFEVIDSQDLHAIIDEMVRDTVHMVVRAHTAEESEEAWALDALAEYTHANLLPQDKLTVDELKNKDEEEIEELLMEKIQAHLKQKEEEMTPDQMREFEKVILLRTVDTKWMDHIDQMDQLRQGIHLRAYGQNDPLREYQLEGYNMFEEMVTSIKEEVTRYVLKAEIRDNLQREQVAKGVQAVSGDDTQAEKKKKKTPAVKADTVGRNDPCPCGSGKKYKNCHGQ, from the coding sequence ATGCGTGGACTACTGAAACGGGTGTTTGGTGACGGTACGCAAAAACAAGTCAGCCGTGCCCAGAAAACAGCCGAACAAATTGAAAGTTTAGCGGATGAATATAGAGCATATACAGATGAACAATTAAAAGAAAAAACGACAGAATTCAAGAATCGCTACCAAAAAGGCGAAACATTGGATGACTTGCTGCCAGAAGCATTTGCAACAGTAAGAGAAGCAGCAGAACGTGTGCTTGGCATGCGTCCGTTCCACGTGCAGCTGCTTGGCGGTATTGCTATTCATAATGGGAATATTGCCGAGATGAAGACAGGGGAAGGTAAAACACTTGCCAGTTCCCTGCCGGCGTATTTGAATGCATTATCCAGCGACGGCGTGCACATCGTGACAGTCAACGACTACTTGGCTGGCCGTGATGCAGAGAATAACCGTCCTTTATTCGAATTTCTTGGATTGACTGTTGGACTGAATAGTGTCGGTATGACGCGTGAACAAAAACAAGAAGCATATGCAGCGGATATCACCTACAGCACGAACAATGAACTAGGATTCGACTATCTTCGTGATAATATGGTGCTGTATAAAGACCAGATGGTCCAGCGGCCGCTTAATTTTGCGATTGTCGATGAGGTCGATTCTATCTTAATCGATGAAGCGCGTACACCGCTAATTATTTCCGGTTCAGCAGCGAAGTCAGCTAGTTTATACGCACAGGCGAACTCCTTTGTGCGTGTGCTGAAAAATGAAGAAGATTATACGAATGATATTAAAACGAAATCGGTTTTGCTGACAGAAGAAGGCATCAACAAAGCAGAGAAGTTTTTTGGTATTGAAAACTTATTCGACTTGAAAAATGTTGCCATCACGCACCATATTAATCAAGCGTTGAAAGCACATGTGACGATGCACCGGGATACGGATTACGTGGTAGAAGAAGGCGAAGTAGTAATCGTCGACAGCTTTACTGGTCGTCTGATGAAAGGCCGCCGATACAGCGATGGTTTGCACCAGTCCATTGAGGCGAAGGAAGGCTTGCAGATCCAGAATGAAAGCATGACACTCGCTTCCATCACATTCCAGAACTACTTCCGTATGTACAATAAGCTTGCTGGTATGACGGGTACAGCGAAAACAGAGGAAGAAGAGTTCCGTAATATCTACAACATGGACGTGCTTGTTATTCCAACGAATAAAGAAATTACACGCCAAGATAAATCGGACTATATTTTCAAATCGATGGAAGGCAAGTTCCGTGCGGTAGTTGAAGAAATCAAGGCGCGTCATGAAACGGGACAGCCCGTGCTTGTCGGTACTGTAGCAGTTGAAACATCGGAACTGATTAGCAAAATGCTGACTCGTGCGCGTGTGCCGCATAATGTCTTGAACGCGAAGAACCACCACCGAGAGGCGGAAATTATCGAGGACGCTGGACAAAAAGGTGCAGTAACCATTGCAACCAATATGGCCGGTCGTGGTACAGATATTAAACTGGGAGATGGTGTGCTGGAACTTGGCGGTCTTGCTGTTATCGGAACAGAGCGTCATGAGTCTCGCCGAATTGATAACCAGCTGCGCGGTCGTGCCGGTCGTCAGGGAGATCCTGGTGTAACGCAGTTCTACTTATCAATGGAAGATGAACTGATGCGTCGTTTTGGATCAGATAATATGCGCAATATGATGGACCGTCTAGGTATGGATGACGATACACCGATTGAGAGCAAGATGGTATCTCGTGCAGTAGAATCTGCTCAGAAACGAGTAGAAGGAAATAACTTCGATTCTCGTAAAACGGTTCTATCTTATGATGATGTGCTTCGTGAACAGCGTGAGATCATCTACAAGCAGCGTTTCGAAGTAATCGACAGCCAAGATCTTCATGCAATTATTGATGAGATGGTGAGAGATACGGTTCATATGGTTGTACGTGCGCATACAGCAGAAGAATCGGAGGAAGCATGGGCATTAGACGCATTAGCAGAATACACACATGCTAACTTATTACCGCAGGACAAGCTGACGGTTGATGAACTGAAAAACAAAGACGAAGAAGAAATCGAAGAACTGCTCATGGAGAAAATCCAAGCGCACTTGAAACAAAAAGAAGAAGAAATGACGCCAGATCAAATGCGTGAATTTGAGAAGGTTATTCTGCTTCGTACAGTCGATACGAAATGGATGGATCATATTGATCAGATGGACCAGCTGCGTCAAGGTATTCATTTGCGCGCTTACGGTCAAAATGATCCGCTCCGTGAATATCAGCTGGAAGGGTACAACATGTTCGAAGAGATGGTAACATCTATTAAAGAAGAAGTAACTCGATATGTGCTGAAAGCAGAAATCCGCGATAACTTGCAGCGTGAGCAAGTTGCCAAAGGCGTGCAAGCTGTCAGCGGAGACGATACACAGGCTGAGAAGAAAAAGAAAAAAACACCAGCCGTGAAAGCTGATACGGTGGGACGGAATGATCCGTGCCCATGCGGCAGCGGCAAGAAATACAAAAACTGCCACGGGCAGTGA
- the hpf gene encoding ribosome hibernation-promoting factor, HPF/YfiA family yields MKYNIRGENVEATQAIKDYIEKKVGKLERYFDSPVNSEVHVNLSVHNNESKIEVTIPMKNLLLRAEDNHVDLYAAIDLVVTKLERQIRKHKTRVNRRSRQNGSAPKHAFAEMENEGAVSATNAVVTTEPDEEADDSSFEIVRNKRFDLKPMDSEEAILQMDMLGHSFFVYTNSATNDTNVVYKRKDGRYGLIEPS; encoded by the coding sequence ATGAAGTACAATATTCGTGGCGAGAATGTCGAGGCAACACAGGCAATCAAAGACTACATTGAGAAAAAGGTTGGCAAGCTGGAGAGATATTTTGATTCCCCGGTCAATTCCGAGGTTCACGTGAACTTGAGTGTGCACAACAATGAGTCGAAGATTGAAGTGACGATTCCAATGAAGAACTTGCTCTTACGGGCTGAGGATAATCATGTTGATCTGTATGCTGCAATTGATTTGGTTGTGACGAAGCTGGAGCGTCAAATCAGAAAGCATAAGACGAGAGTGAACCGCCGGTCCCGGCAGAATGGCTCTGCACCGAAGCATGCATTTGCTGAGATGGAAAATGAAGGTGCTGTGAGTGCAACGAATGCCGTTGTGACGACGGAGCCGGATGAGGAAGCTGATGATAGCTCATTCGAAATTGTACGAAACAAGCGTTTTGACTTGAAACCAATGGATTCAGAAGAAGCAATTTTACAGATGGATATGCTGGGTCATAGCTTCTTCGTTTACACAAACTCGGCGACGAACGATACAAATGTCGTCTATAAACGAAAAGATGGAAGATATGGGCTGATTGAGCCTAGTTAA
- a CDS encoding flagellar protein FliT, protein MNRVQALYDTTLQLDTLVSQQVTAENREEVVQSLTKLMEVRSQQMEGLQAPFSPEEEKLGKALLPLNERISSQVEQIFEQLKIDMRTIKKQKQSGKKYINPYASMQTLDGRFLDKRK, encoded by the coding sequence ATGAACCGTGTACAGGCATTGTATGATACGACGCTCCAGCTCGATACGCTCGTTTCGCAGCAGGTAACGGCGGAAAATCGAGAAGAGGTTGTGCAATCCTTAACAAAGCTGATGGAAGTTCGCTCTCAGCAAATGGAGGGGCTGCAGGCGCCTTTCTCTCCAGAAGAAGAGAAACTGGGCAAAGCGTTGCTGCCTCTGAATGAGCGAATCAGCTCTCAAGTTGAGCAGATTTTTGAACAGCTTAAAATTGATATGCGGACGATTAAAAAGCAGAAACAATCAGGCAAGAAGTATATCAATCCGTACGCGAGCATGCAGACACTTGATGGAAGATTTTTAGATAAACGCAAATAA
- the fliS gene encoding flagellar export chaperone FliS, which translates to MSVQNYQAYQQNSVQTASPGELTLMLYNGCIKFIKFAQQAMQKQDIESKNTNIQKAQNIIRELMITLDQEVPISKEIMPLYDFINQQLIQANTNNDEQALSTALEFVTDFRDTWKEVVKQTRQQQFGNGASV; encoded by the coding sequence ATGTCCGTACAAAATTACCAAGCATATCAGCAGAATTCCGTGCAAACTGCTTCCCCTGGAGAGCTCACGCTCATGCTGTATAACGGCTGTATCAAATTCATTAAATTTGCTCAACAAGCGATGCAAAAGCAAGATATCGAATCAAAAAACACGAACATCCAAAAGGCGCAAAACATCATTCGTGAGTTAATGATTACGCTGGATCAAGAGGTGCCCATTTCTAAAGAGATTATGCCTTTATATGATTTTATCAACCAGCAGCTGATCCAAGCAAATACAAACAATGATGAGCAGGCTCTAAGCACGGCCTTAGAGTTTGTTACGGATTTCCGCGACACATGGAAAGAAGTTGTAAAACAAACTCGTCAGCAGCAGTTTGGAAATGGAGCCAGCGTCTGA
- a CDS encoding flagellar hook-associated protein 2, with protein MVDSISGSNSMRVGGLASGMDTDSLVEQLMNAERQKLYKMEQEETKLNWQQDSYREINTSLSKLDDSILDMKLSTTYNNKSTSITGSGVTATASSSSANGTYSISVEKVATAAINYSLQPIASADFDPDAPIEGQEFTNTAEITNDDLTFSFTTFNEDGIEQDPPHQITFEKSDSLNDILKKITDSDAGVRAFYDGESRKVILEKKDTGDFNPEVNGPEIKFENNFLTKFLQLDATEETPGKNAEFTYNGALKITSHSNNYTLGGVTFNFTAETTNPVKVKVENDVDAAFEKIKAFVDSYNKIIEDVNGKLDEKRYRDYPPLTDDQKKEMSEDEIKLWNEKAKSGLLKGDSVLQNSLYSLRSAWYNNIENGGDYTHLSQIGINTSNDYLEHGKLIIDEEDLKKSLRENPEGVYKLFSNDVEGAGRGIVNRIEDTLSATMDNIYEKAGKSTYTNEQFTLGKQLNDVQDRIDDFQDYLTQTEDRYWRQFSAMEQAISQMNQQSAYLTSQFSG; from the coding sequence ATGGTAGATAGTATATCAGGCAGCAATTCGATGCGTGTCGGAGGACTTGCATCTGGAATGGATACAGACTCTCTGGTGGAACAGCTGATGAATGCTGAAAGACAGAAGTTATATAAGATGGAGCAGGAAGAAACAAAATTGAATTGGCAGCAAGATTCTTATCGGGAGATCAATACGTCTTTATCAAAGCTGGACGATAGTATCTTAGATATGAAATTATCGACTACTTATAATAATAAGTCAACTTCCATTACTGGCTCTGGAGTGACTGCGACTGCCTCTTCTAGTAGTGCGAATGGAACCTACTCTATTAGTGTTGAAAAGGTGGCAACTGCTGCAATAAACTACAGTCTACAACCGATTGCTAGTGCAGATTTTGATCCGGATGCCCCTATTGAAGGACAAGAGTTTACAAACACTGCTGAAATTACAAACGATGACTTAACGTTTTCGTTTACAACCTTTAACGAAGATGGAATTGAACAGGATCCTCCACATCAAATCACATTTGAAAAAAGTGACAGTCTAAATGATATTCTAAAAAAAATAACCGATTCTGATGCAGGTGTAAGAGCATTTTATGATGGAGAATCACGAAAAGTTATATTAGAGAAGAAGGATACGGGTGATTTTAACCCCGAAGTAAACGGACCAGAAATCAAGTTTGAAAATAATTTCCTAACTAAGTTTTTACAATTAGATGCTACAGAGGAAACACCAGGGAAAAATGCCGAATTCACATACAATGGAGCATTAAAAATCACTTCACACAGTAACAACTATACCTTGGGCGGTGTTACATTCAACTTTACGGCAGAAACCACAAACCCTGTGAAAGTGAAAGTTGAAAATGATGTCGACGCTGCCTTTGAGAAAATTAAAGCGTTTGTCGATTCCTACAATAAGATAATTGAGGATGTTAACGGTAAGCTTGATGAAAAGCGATATCGTGACTATCCACCACTGACTGATGACCAGAAAAAAGAAATGTCAGAAGACGAAATCAAACTATGGAATGAGAAAGCTAAGAGTGGTTTGCTGAAAGGTGATTCCGTATTACAAAACAGTCTATACTCTTTGCGATCTGCTTGGTACAACAATATAGAAAATGGAGGCGATTATACACACCTGTCCCAGATTGGTATTAACACCTCTAACGATTATTTAGAACATGGTAAACTTATTATCGATGAGGAAGATCTCAAAAAAAGCCTAAGAGAAAATCCAGAGGGAGTCTATAAGCTCTTCTCTAATGATGTAGAAGGTGCCGGTAGAGGGATTGTAAATAGAATAGAAGATACATTGAGTGCAACAATGGATAATATCTATGAAAAGGCCGGTAAATCAACATACACCAATGAACAGTTTACTCTAGGTAAGCAACTAAATGATGTTCAGGACCGTATCGACGACTTTCAAGACTATTTAACACAAACAGAGGATCGTTACTGGCGCCAATTCTCAGCCATGGAGCAAGCTATCAGCCAAATGAACCAACAATCCGCTTATCTGACTTCACAATTTAGTGGATAA
- the flaG gene encoding flagellar protein FlaG: protein MIEKLPSASQHVLQPSGTDHPTAAENVHKQDTVKEASNPYSDYDKTEIEKKIDTMNTFLEPTHTNLKFEMHEKLKEYYVAVIDSETQEVIKEIPPKQLLDAYAKMAEFMGLLVDEKI from the coding sequence ATGATAGAGAAATTACCTTCTGCTTCACAACATGTTTTACAACCGTCGGGAACCGATCATCCCACAGCAGCAGAAAACGTACATAAACAGGACACTGTAAAAGAAGCAAGCAACCCGTATAGTGATTACGACAAAACGGAAATAGAAAAGAAAATCGATACAATGAATACGTTTCTGGAACCGACCCACACCAATTTAAAGTTCGAAATGCATGAAAAGCTAAAAGAATATTATGTGGCCGTGATAGATTCCGAAACCCAGGAAGTTATAAAAGAAATCCCGCCAAAGCAATTATTAGATGCTTATGCAAAAATGGCAGAATTCATGGGACTACTCGTTGACGAGAAGATATAA
- a CDS encoding acetoin reductase, producing the protein MAKTAVITGSAQGIGKAIAMRLGNDGYNIVISDLQEDKASETAQELKDKGIEATSIPANVSRRDEMFQLVEQATEAYGSVDVFVNNAGTDQVAPLLEVTEEDLNKIFAINVNGTVFGIQAAAEQMKKQGGGKIINACSIAGHKGFSLLGAYSATKFAIRGLTQVASQELAQDKITVNAYCPGVVGTSMWERIDDKMVDYMGLEKGQAFEKFTGDIALGRSEEPEDVAKFVSYLASDDAGYMTGQSVLIDGGIVFN; encoded by the coding sequence GTGGCAAAAACAGCAGTAATTACAGGTTCAGCACAAGGTATCGGTAAAGCGATCGCAATGCGTCTTGGCAATGATGGGTACAACATTGTCATCAGTGATTTACAAGAAGACAAAGCATCTGAAACAGCACAAGAATTAAAGGATAAAGGCATTGAAGCAACAAGTATTCCGGCGAACGTCAGCAGGCGTGATGAGATGTTTCAGCTTGTTGAGCAAGCAACAGAGGCTTACGGATCGGTTGATGTATTCGTCAATAATGCTGGTACTGACCAAGTAGCACCACTTCTTGAAGTAACCGAAGAGGACTTGAATAAAATTTTCGCTATTAACGTAAACGGTACGGTATTCGGTATACAGGCAGCAGCAGAACAGATGAAAAAACAAGGCGGCGGGAAGATTATCAATGCTTGCTCCATAGCTGGGCATAAAGGTTTCAGTCTGCTAGGCGCGTATTCGGCGACAAAATTCGCCATCCGCGGGTTAACCCAAGTAGCCTCGCAAGAGTTAGCACAAGATAAGATTACCGTGAACGCCTATTGCCCAGGTGTTGTAGGCACAAGCATGTGGGAACGAATTGATGATAAGATGGTCGATTACATGGGACTGGAAAAAGGACAAGCATTCGAGAAATTCACGGGTGACATTGCACTTGGCCGCAGCGAGGAACCTGAAGATGTTGCGAAGTTCGTTTCTTATCTAGCTTCTGATGACGCTGGCTATATGACAGGTCAGTCTGTCCTTATCGATGGTGGTATTGTATTTAATTAA
- a CDS encoding STAS domain-containing protein, protein MHRNKDLYVFLEQKAKELNEKWYEQLDKSSSSGVYAATDMETIKHLKQQNYEFHLHFFRIFIEDKGTFEKNFQAWIMDTARDENHLNTPIHEIIREFMVTRGQHLDLIREFYDLHKETTTQDTFELWNRVIIKAFDEVILKFTEETHYYSNQKLKAQQEMINELSSPIILLNDTTALLPLVGDIDTNRAKLILENSLRECTEMDVDLLFIDLSGVIIIDTMVAQQIFYLVDALKLIGVETVISGMRPEIAQTAVQLGVTFNAKTTATLTQAIRTSSQISIN, encoded by the coding sequence ATGCATAGGAATAAAGACTTATATGTGTTTTTAGAGCAAAAAGCGAAAGAGCTTAATGAGAAATGGTATGAACAGTTGGATAAGTCAAGCAGCTCTGGTGTCTATGCTGCTACAGATATGGAGACCATTAAGCACCTCAAACAACAAAACTACGAATTTCATCTTCATTTTTTCCGCATCTTTATTGAAGACAAAGGGACGTTTGAAAAGAATTTCCAAGCGTGGATTATGGACACTGCGCGGGATGAAAATCATTTGAATACGCCTATTCATGAGATTATCCGTGAGTTTATGGTGACACGCGGGCAGCATTTGGATTTAATTCGGGAGTTTTATGACCTACATAAAGAAACAACCACACAGGATACGTTTGAGCTGTGGAATCGTGTTATTATTAAAGCATTTGACGAGGTGATTCTGAAATTTACCGAGGAAACGCATTATTACTCCAATCAAAAGCTAAAGGCGCAGCAGGAAATGATTAATGAACTTAGCTCGCCAATTATCTTATTGAATGATACGACAGCTTTATTGCCATTAGTTGGGGATATTGATACAAACCGTGCAAAGCTTATTTTAGAAAACTCACTTCGTGAATGTACCGAGATGGATGTGGATTTATTATTTATCGATCTTTCTGGCGTTATTATTATTGATACAATGGTTGCACAGCAGATTTTTTATTTAGTTGATGCACTAAAACTGATTGGTGTCGAAACAGTCATCTCCGGTATGCGCCCGGAAATTGCCCAAACAGCAGTACAGCTAGGTGTAACTTTTAATGCCAAAACAACAGCAACATTAACGCAAGCAATCCGAACAAGCAGCCAGATTTCAATTAATTAA
- a CDS encoding cytidylyltransferase domain-containing protein, translated as MINGKKVLGIIPARGGSKGIKKKNIKLLNGKPLITWTIESARRSAFLDKVIVSSDDEEIMDISKKFGAEVPFKRPTNLAQDDTPGIDPILHALENFKDYEYVVLLQPTSPLRRSEDIDNAIKLCITNNATSCISVVENSTPFQWIYKMNNDSRLTNLFNNEYFPYQRQKAETTYVLNGAVYVVVSKSLIEHKSFIQNDTVAYVMPKERSVDIDDLNDFYYCDYLLKNLTI; from the coding sequence TTGATTAACGGAAAAAAAGTTCTAGGTATAATCCCTGCAAGAGGAGGATCAAAGGGAATAAAGAAAAAGAATATAAAACTTCTCAATGGAAAGCCATTGATCACCTGGACAATTGAATCTGCTAGAAGATCTGCCTTTCTTGATAAGGTGATAGTATCGTCAGACGATGAGGAAATCATGGATATCTCAAAAAAATTTGGGGCTGAAGTTCCATTTAAAAGACCGACGAATTTGGCTCAAGATGATACACCTGGAATAGATCCAATTCTGCATGCACTCGAAAACTTCAAAGACTACGAGTACGTTGTTTTATTGCAGCCAACGTCTCCTCTAAGACGGTCAGAAGATATAGATAATGCTATAAAATTATGTATTACCAATAATGCTACATCGTGTATTTCAGTTGTTGAAAATAGTACACCGTTTCAATGGATATACAAAATGAATAATGATAGCAGACTGACTAATCTATTTAACAATGAATATTTTCCGTACCAACGTCAAAAAGCTGAAACAACATATGTATTGAACGGAGCAGTATATGTTGTTGTAAGTAAGTCCTTAATCGAACATAAATCATTTATTCAAAATGATACCGTGGCTTATGTGATGCCGAAAGAAAGGTCAGTTGATATAGACGATTTAAATGATTTTTATTACTGTGATTACTTGCTTAAAAATTTGACTATATAA
- a CDS encoding nucleotidyltransferase family protein — protein sequence MKNWGRLVVTASTSIFETMKIIDQNSSQFAIVTDEKLKLLGTITDGDIRRGILKGLSLEESTSKIMNRNPITITQEHRRSAIRKLFKENSVRYIPVLNKFEQVTDLYVSDAYTNQSVLSNKVVIMAGGLGTRLRPLTESIPKPMLTVGNKPILQTILESFIDYGFRQFYYSVNYKKELIKSHFGDGTNWGVAIDYLEENQKLGTAGALSLVNKRPAEPFFVMNGDILTKVNYQQLLDFHNENNSVATMCVREIQYNIPYGVVKTEGTALRSIVEKPTESYFVNAGIYLINPEVLDLIPNGAYLDMPSLFEELMERQLPTSVFPIREYWMDIGRMNDFERANSEYMGVFG from the coding sequence ATGAAGAATTGGGGAAGATTGGTAGTAACTGCTTCGACCTCTATCTTTGAAACAATGAAGATTATTGATCAAAACTCTTCGCAATTTGCTATAGTAACGGATGAGAAGTTAAAACTTTTAGGGACAATTACAGACGGGGATATACGCAGAGGGATCTTAAAAGGACTGTCCTTGGAAGAATCAACGAGCAAGATTATGAATAGAAATCCGATCACAATAACCCAAGAACATAGAAGGTCAGCTATCAGAAAGCTATTCAAGGAAAACAGTGTACGTTACATACCTGTGTTGAATAAATTTGAACAAGTAACGGATCTATATGTATCGGATGCTTATACAAATCAATCAGTTTTGAGCAATAAGGTAGTTATTATGGCTGGTGGTTTAGGAACACGCCTTCGTCCTTTAACTGAAAGTATACCAAAACCAATGCTCACTGTAGGAAATAAACCGATTCTGCAGACTATTTTAGAGAGCTTTATCGATTATGGTTTCCGGCAATTTTATTATTCTGTAAATTATAAAAAGGAACTAATCAAGTCTCATTTCGGCGATGGAACCAACTGGGGCGTTGCTATAGATTATCTTGAAGAGAATCAGAAATTGGGAACAGCAGGAGCACTGTCTCTAGTTAATAAGAGACCTGCAGAACCTTTCTTTGTTATGAACGGAGATATTCTAACTAAGGTAAACTATCAGCAGCTGTTAGATTTTCATAATGAAAATAACTCTGTAGCAACTATGTGCGTTAGAGAAATTCAATACAACATACCTTATGGTGTCGTGAAAACGGAAGGTACAGCTTTGCGATCAATAGTAGAAAAACCAACAGAAAGCTATTTTGTGAACGCTGGTATTTATTTAATAAACCCCGAAGTTTTAGATTTAATTCCTAATGGAGCGTATCTTGATATGCCATCCTTATTTGAGGAGTTAATGGAACGTCAGCTTCCAACAAGTGTTTTTCCTATTCGTGAGTACTGGATGGACATTGGGAGAATGAATGATTTTGAAAGAGCAAATTCAGAGTATATGGGGGTATTTGGTTGA
- a CDS encoding acetyltransferase, which translates to MSKRAVVIIGNGGHSRVLTEILLQQNTKILGFTAPVNERNIYNIPYLGDDRELLNYSPTDIKLVNAIGSVSNTSVRKDVYNFFRTKNFEFLTLIHPRAIVADSAVLGNGVQILAGVVIQPFAKVDDNTIVNTLSSVDHDCELGKHIHVAPGSVISGSVQVGDGTHIGTGSTIVQNVKVGNNVLIGAGSLVLNDISAHSKVFGTPAKEVSR; encoded by the coding sequence ATGAGTAAGAGAGCTGTTGTAATTATTGGGAATGGCGGCCATTCAAGAGTATTGACGGAAATTCTTCTCCAGCAAAATACGAAAATCTTAGGATTTACTGCACCAGTCAACGAGAGGAATATATATAACATTCCATATTTAGGAGATGATAGAGAACTTTTAAATTATTCTCCTACCGATATAAAATTAGTTAATGCTATCGGTTCTGTTTCAAATACAAGTGTCCGAAAAGATGTATATAATTTTTTTCGAACAAAAAACTTTGAATTCTTAACTTTAATTCATCCAAGAGCAATTGTTGCAGATTCTGCAGTCTTAGGGAATGGAGTACAAATATTGGCAGGAGTAGTTATTCAACCTTTTGCGAAAGTTGACGATAATACTATTGTAAATACTTTATCCAGTGTCGACCATGACTGTGAGTTAGGGAAACACATTCACGTTGCGCCTGGAAGTGTGATTTCTGGAAGTGTTCAAGTGGGTGACGGAACACATATAGGCACTGGATCAACAATTGTACAAAATGTAAAAGTAGGAAACAATGTACTGATTGGTGCAGGGTCATTAGTTTTAAATGATATCTCAGCACATAGTAAAGTGTTTGGAACACCAGCTAAGGAAGTGAGTAGATGA